From one Macaca nemestrina isolate mMacNem1 chromosome 5, mMacNem.hap1, whole genome shotgun sequence genomic stretch:
- the LOC105499057 gene encoding ubiquitin carboxyl-terminal hydrolase 45 isoform X14 — translation MRVKDPSKALPEKAKRSKRPTVPHEEDSSDDIAVGLTCQHVSHAISVNHVKRAIAENLWSVCSECLKERRFYDGQPVLPSDIWLCLKCGFQGCGKNSESQHSLKHFKNSRIEPHCIIINLSTWIIWCYECDEKLSTHCNKKVLAQIVDFLQKHASKTQTSAFSRIMKLCEEKCETDEIKKGGKGRSLSSVRGITNLGNTCFFNAVMQNLAQTYTLTDRMNEIKESSTKLKIFPSSDSQLDPLVVELSRPGPLTSALFLFLHSMKETEKGPLSPNVLFNQLCQKWVHLHF, via the exons ATGCGGGTGAAAGATCCAAGTAAAGCTTTACCTGAGAAAGCCAAAAGAAGTAAAAGGCCTACTGTACCTCATGAAGAAGACTCTTCAGATGATATTGCTG TAGGTTTAACTTGCCAACATGTAAGTCATGCTATCAGCGTGAATCATGTAAAGAGAGCAATAGCTGAGAATCTGTGGTCAGTTTGCTCAGaatgtttaaaagaaagaagattctATGATGGACAGCCAGTACTTCCTTCTGATATTTGGTTGTGCCTCAAGTGTGGCTTCCAG GGATGTGGTAAAAACTCAGAAAGCCAACATTCACTGAAGCACTTCAAGAATTCCAGAATAGAGCCCCATTGTATTATAATTAATCTGAGCACATGGATTATATG gtGTTATGAATGTGATGAAAAATTATCAACGCATTGTAATAAGAAGGTTTTGGCTCAGATAGTTGATTTTCTCCAGAAACatgcttctaaaacacaaacaA GTGCATTTTCTAGAATCATGAAACTTtgtgaagaaaaatgtgaaacagatgaaataaagaagggaggaaaaggcaGAAGTTTATCATCTGTAAGAGGAATTACAAATTTAGGAAATACTTGCTTTTTTAATGCAGTCATGCAG aacttGGCACAGACTTATACTCTTACTGATCGGATGAATGAGATCAAAGAAAGTAGTACAAAACTCAAGATTTTTCCTTCCTCAGACTCTCAGCTG GACCCGTTAGTGGTGGAACTTTCAAGGCCTGGACCACTGACCTCAGCCTTGTTCCTGTTTCTTCACAGCATGAAGGAGACTGAAAAAGGACCACTTTCTCCTAACGTTCTTTTTAATCAGCTTTGTCAGAAGTGGGTGCatctacatttttaa